One genomic region from Streptomyces venezuelae encodes:
- a CDS encoding GNAT family N-acetyltransferase, with protein sequence MDDAEVMIGPVNLAAKVDEALAVQAVAFGLDQDEVAVRRHIVLRHLMSPGARSYGATTPSGRLVGFVYGMPNDRTHWWSTVVEPYLRATGTADWLDGSFVITELHVHPAYQGRGVGRGLITTITDEADEQRSILSAIDTDSPARGLYRALGYEDLARQVHFPSAARPYAVMGAPLPLPRRN encoded by the coding sequence ATGGATGACGCAGAGGTCATGATCGGACCGGTCAATCTCGCCGCCAAGGTGGACGAGGCCCTCGCCGTGCAGGCGGTCGCCTTCGGCCTGGACCAGGACGAGGTCGCCGTACGCCGCCACATCGTGCTGCGCCACCTCATGAGCCCCGGCGCCCGCTCCTACGGCGCCACCACGCCCTCGGGGCGGCTCGTCGGCTTCGTGTACGGCATGCCCAACGACCGTACGCACTGGTGGTCCACCGTCGTGGAGCCGTACCTGCGCGCCACGGGCACCGCCGACTGGCTCGACGGCTCGTTCGTCATCACCGAACTCCATGTCCACCCCGCCTACCAGGGGCGCGGCGTGGGCCGCGGACTGATCACCACGATCACCGACGAGGCCGACGAGCAGCGCTCGATCCTCTCCGCCATCGACACCGACTCCCCGGCCCGCGGCCTCTACCGCGCCCTCGGGTACGAGGACCTCGCCCGCCAGGTGCACTTCCCGAGCGCGGCCCGCCCGTACGCCGTCATGGGCGCCCCGCTGCCCCTCCCGCGACGGAACTGA